In the genome of Candoia aspera isolate rCanAsp1 chromosome 4, rCanAsp1.hap2, whole genome shotgun sequence, the window GTTGgtaggtattgttttctgttcccCCCCCCAAGGATTTCATTGTCAAGAAATCTTGTATAAAGTCAGAACATTAAGGACAATAAGTGAATAGTTTATGAGTAATGAGAATTCATTCAAATTCTTCCAttagtatttttcttcttttccttttttggaaatagttttttttaaacaactctaacttcttttctcctttcactccctccctcaaatgAAGACAAGTTGGAATTAAAGAGAGTGAATGATTTAGCTATAATTTTATGGTATTTCCAGGCCTCCAGTCCCAAAACTAGTGGTGAGGTCATGATCCCCTGACCAAGGAAGGACATATCACAGAAAACTGGAGGTTAGGGCCCCTTAATTTGCAATAAGGCCAGTAGCCATTCATGAAAGCAAATACATTCAATTCCCCAATAATATTACTTCATTTCTGGTTTATTCATGAAAATGTAATTACATGAAAAGGTAATCTCATGTCACCTACAAAGAGACCAGAAGAGGAGCATGGTGTGCTTGAAGATCAATCAACTCAAGGAAGGACAAAAAATCTCAACTTTGCAACAGATGAAGCCTATGCTCATGCCATTTGCTAGAATATCGTAACTGACATAATGGTTTTATTGTCAATGTTTCTACAGTATTTACAGAAAAAGGACACTCAAAATATCTCCAAATCTAGAAATCTGACATTTCTTGTGTTTTAATGAATCCGCTAACAAAAGAATAAAGGTTATTCAACGTAGAACACAACCCACCATATAACTGATTGAAAGAATCGCTCACTGAGGAAGGGACACACTCAGAGATGTTTAGGAGAGAAATTAAAACCATTTCTGAGTGGTAAATTCATATGAACTCTGTAATAGCTTCCACTAAggctcaatttatttatttatttttgctacatTTGCCTCCTTTGAGATCTCTTTGGAATCAGGTCTTGTAGGAAGTAGTAGAACACATCCAGCTGTCAGGAAAGGGGTTGAGGGATCATGTCTCCTAAAGAGACAGTTTTGGAGAAGAGAAGTTCCTGGAATCTGTCCATCTCTGTGTCCAAGAGAGCAGAACTTACCCAGGCAGCTGGGCTGAGAACATTGTGAGCATCAGAAATCAAGATCTGGATGGGTCAGGATTCTCCAGGAGAGGAACTCAGGAACTCCCTGTGGCTCTGTGACATAAACCTCAGACTTTCTCCAATTCCCTCAATGGATTCCCTTCAATGTGAGAATTCTCCAGGAGAATCTTTGGAATCTTTCTCTTGTAAACACATACAAGTAGCAGGACCCTTAGACCAACTTGtgattcctcttctctttccccttctaaACAAAATATCGGTCCCTAAATTAAGAAAGAAGTGATTACACAGCAGCCTATGTCATCTGAAGGAAAcgatttctctccattttttaaacaagcctttttcctttttctataaaTTAGACTAGCTCCATCAATTTTTAACATTGTTCCCCCAAAATTAGAAAGGACCATAAAACAGGAGACTTCCACATTGAAAAGGTGAAATAAACATGACTGTtgatcatgtttatttttaaaaaatataaaatgttttatgtttttttttatttgacatACTTCCTGCTGCCTACTCTAGATTCCCACTCCATAGTTTCACCAGAGCAGTTTTCATCTCCTTGTTCCTAAGTGTGTATATCACGGGGTTCAACAAAGGGGTGATTGTAGTGTAGAAAATGCTCACCACACCATCCATGGAGCCCTGAGATGCTGGCCGCATATAACGATAAAACAGAGGGAGGTAGTATATTACTACCACAGTTACATGGGCAGAGCAAGTTGAGAAAGCTCTGTGCCGTCCCTCACTGCTGTTAATCCTCAAAATAGCTGTGATGATGTAAGCATAAGATGCTAGGATAAGGAGAAAGCAAGTCATTGCTACAAGGCCAACATCAATGAAGATCATCAACTCATTAAGTTTTGTATCAGCACAAGccagcttcaaaatggcaggaataTCACAGAAGACATAATCAATATAGTTTCTCTGTCCATAAGGCAAGTGAAAGGTGAAGGATGTCTGAAATGTGGAGTTGAGGCAGCCCCCAATGATGGTACCCAAGGAGAGGATGAGGCAAGCTCTCTTGCTCATGATGTTGCCATAGTGAAGTGGTTTACAGATGGCCAAGAAGCGGTCATAAGCCATCAAGGTGTAGAGGAGGCTTTCTGCACACCCAAGgaagttcaaaaaaaaaatctgagtcacACATCCAGAAAAAGAGATGATTTCCCCTCCAGAATTGAATCCTGCAATAATTGTGGGAACCACCACAGAGGAGAAGGCCATATCCAGGGTGGAAAGATGGCAGAGGAACCAGTACATTGGCTTGTGCAATTGATGGTCAGAGATGACTGCCAAGATGATCAGAGAATTTCCAGAAAGAGTCAGGATAAACATGAGTGAGAAGGAGAGAAGCAAGGGTAACTTTAGATCTGGATATGGGAACCCAGAGAGGACAAAATTGTCTGGGGCTGTTTGATTAGGGCACTCCATGTACCTGCTTTTCTTATGCTCACTTTAGCTCTTTGAGGAATGAGGTATTctaagagggaagtttcatttgGAGTTAGTTCTCAGTGGAGAAAGGTAATTGGCAGCTCATTTCCATTCTGCAATGTTTGCCTTTATGTATAAGAGGGAGGTTTAATGCGTTCCAACCCAATCTTCTTTCAGACACAGAAATCTGTATCATATCATTAATATCAGCTTCAGCATCATCCAACATGGCAGAGAGAACTATCTTTCTTTCAGTTATTTCCATGGGTCTTTGAAAAATATAACACTTGTGAGTAATAGATTAATTTCCATGTCAAAAGGAAACTGCTGGGTATGTTGGGTGGAAATGGTATTATGTCAGTTCCCAGCAGCGTCCTTgcacatattatttatttgttcttatCAAAATTCTAGCTTTACAGATTATTTATACCTTTAATTAGTTTCAGCATCTTTTTCAGTTCCtcataaaaataaatgggaaaaacaCTGCCTCTCCAAATCTGAGACTCATTTTCAGGGTTGATGTTGTTCTAGAAAGAAATAACATTTAGGAAAGAGAAAGATAGCTTTTCCTAACAGCTCAAATCTAGTCAACAAATAAATGGACTGTAAGAGTGTATTCCTATAGACCAACCCTGGAACTGTGGAGGTATAATACTCTTTGAAGCCTAGAATTTTGTGAAATTTGAGGGGAAAAGGAGCTATCCTAATATTAGAAGCATAAATTCTCAGTATTGCTCTCAGTATTTATTTTCTCATATTTAAAGAggcttggcaaaattctgttaccATACTTTTGTAACTGTAGCATGAATTATCTGGCAGGGATTTCTTCCCCTGGTTGGTCTGCCTTTGCATCCAGTCTTTCCTCTCTGAGCTCCAAATCAGGAACACCCATTTATTTACGATTAATTATAATCCCACCCCAATCTGGTTGGACTTTGGGTGATAAACAATGGTTAGAAAAATGGGAGTTTCCCCAACAATCCCAGACTGGCAGGTTGTGTTTAAGGAAGGAAGTAGGCCCAAGCTAGCAAGTGAGGTAAGAACTGCCAGCAAGAGaccaattttaaaatgtttgcaactTTTCCACTTAAGAAGAAGCACATGATTTCCAAGCAAACTGACAGGAACTTGTTACTTCAATCATCAATGTGATACAAAACAAAAGTATGGATTTAAGGTTGAAGCAAATGCTTTTACATGGGTGGTGGAAATCACAATGATTCTGCCTATGGAAAATTGGACAATCTGATATGAAGATGTGAAGGATGGGCTGCAATTCCAATATTCCATCTCCTATGCATATATATGCAAGTTCAAGAAATGTCTGCTCTGAAATGGCCATGTGGAAAATCATGGAGGTCCTGGTTCTGATATCATCTGCCTTACCTTCATATAAACAGCGCAGAGCCTGCAGAAGACTCACTGATCATAACACAACATGGAAAATAGCATTGCACGTAGAATGTTTTGGCATTTTCTCAGGCCTATTCCACAATTGTAAATGTCTTGGGGAAAGAGCGATTCAATCCATTTTTCATTTCTAAAGAGCTATGCTTGTTGGCGTGAAATTGTAAAGTAAGTTGACTGTGTTGCTAGGTCTGCCATTCACTTCTAATGCTGTCGTTGGAAGAGAACTGGAAACTGTGGATGGGTTTTAGAACTTTTTGTTTCCTGACCCTTAGCTTTATAGCATGCCGTTCTGTTCCCCTTCAGAAGATTTACTGGATAAAGTATAGAGAGCAGATGATCTTTCTTTTCAGAGACAGCGATATCATTTGAGTTGCACCAACAATATCTTCACCCAGATAGGGTATGCAGGGGGAGATACCGAGATTTCTTTCCAAAGTGATGGTTGAGATCTTTAGTTGCAAGCACCCCAACAAAGGTGTAGTTCCAAAAAAGGAGCCTTGCATTGTGGAATATAAGGTTGAGGTGAGCCCGATTCTTTCCAAGTCATCTTGATCCCCACGGAATTAGGATTAGGTCTTCTTTTCCTTTCACACCTAGAAGTCCTTGAAGTTCTGTTCTGAGGATATTATGGATTCCTGCATTCTGAATATGAAATAAAGCATTAGGCAGAGTCATATATCCTGGGGCATCCAGGTAGGAGCCCTTTGACACTTCTCTctccacatatttttaaaatgttccatctTCCATGAACGCTGTGTCATCATTCCCCAGAGGTAGTGAGAGGGGCGCTGTTGAGCCTTCGAATAAATTCCAGCGCGCAGTATTGCGAAAACGTTACTAATTTAGGAAAAAGGCAATTACTGTTGCCTGAAATTCCATGGGGCATAATTACTTTTGAACAATAAGTTACATTGAGAGTTCAGCCCCCATCATAATCAATGAGACCAATTAATCATGTGTTAaggtcccactgatttcaaggtAAATTATTTCAGAACAGTTCTTTTATCCAGCACTTGACTGCCAAAATCTTTCTCTTGccttgccactttttctccttAAATGCTTAAGTTAAACTTCTGCTTTCTCCTGATGATGCGTAACATCGTCCTTATCTTAAAATCACTGATCTCTTTTGTGTCTCTCCCATCCTATTTCTATACTTCTCTGGCAGGGACTTTTACTTCTCCTGCAGCATCAACTTCAAGTCTACCAAAGTGtctgttatttacttatttatttatttatttaattaatttctatagccacccatttcaacaagtggccctgggtggcttacagtctTGAACAACTCCACTTTAAAAACCTCACAGGTCTtattgaaaaatcaaaatatatttcttcatgCACACCGTGTGTTTTTAGGAAGAAGAAGCTGAGAGATTCAGTTAATTGTTATAGTGTTTGATGCAGTCTTGTACCATTAGTGTTTTCTTTTTGGCTAGACCGTTTTTCCTCATATAAATCtatgttaattttgttttggaaGACTCACTGGTTTTTCTTCTTGGTTATGTTTCCAGTAACCTTTCCAGTAACCTGGTGacaaagaggaggaaaagaaaacggACATTGCATGCTTTTAGGGTTTTCAGAAATGATATCTTGTTCTCTGTCAGTTATGCGAACATCTCAAGAATGtacttctctttttaaaactgaacaAGTATTCTCTGGCTAGCAGTTTCAGCTGGAGAACTGTTTAGAAATGGttaagtggttaaggcaatgggctagaaaccaggaggccgtgagttctagtcctgccttaggcatgaaagccagctgggtgaccttgggccagtccctccctctcagccccagagccaatcaggcgtggtatgagagttctagtcctgccttaggcatgaaagccagctgggtgaccttgggccagtccctctctctcagccccagagccaatcaggcgtggtatgagagttctagtcccgccttaggcatgaaagccagctgggtgaccttgggccagtccctccctctcagccccagagccaatcaggcgtggtatgagagttctagtcccgccttaggcatgaaagccagctgggtgaccttgggccagtccctctctctcagccccagagccaatcaggcgtggtatgagagttctagtcccgccttaggcatgaaagccagctgggtgaccttgggccagtccctccctctcagccccagagccaatcaggcgtggtatgagagttctagtcccgccttaggcatgaaagccagctgggtgaccttgggccagtccctctctctcagccccagagccaatcaggcgtggtatgagagttctagtcccgccttaggcatgaaagccagctgggtgaccttgggccagtccctccctctcagccccagagccaatcaggcgtggtatgagagttctagtcctgccttaggcatgaaagccggctgggtgaccttgggccagtccctccctctcagccccagagccaatcaggcgtggtatgagagttctagtcctgccttaggcatgaaagccggctgggtggctttgggccagtcgctctctctcagcccaactcacttcacagggttgctgttgtggggaaaataggaggaggaaggagtatgaggtatgttgaccgccttgagttgtttataaaaataataaaggcaggctaataaataaataaataaataaatattacttgaTATCTATAATGTCCCATTTTTCTGTGACTTCAATGTCAAGAAATATTGTATATTCTCTTGATATATATGTATGATCAACTGAATCATTTGTAAGAAATGAAAACTCTTCCTTctgagttttttctttttttctttttgcaaattgtgtgtgtgtgtgtgtttgtgtgtatacttAAAAAGTGGAATTAATCTCTATCCCCTCCTCATAATGAAGACAACACGTTCGAATTAAAAGGGGTGGATGATTTGGCCACAAGTTTCTGCTAAGGGAAGAAAGATATCTCCTGGCCACCAAGCCCAAAACTAGTGATAAGGTCACGATCCATTGATCAAAGAAGGATATATCACAGAAGAATGGTTGCTAAGATCCCCACCTTTGCAATAAGGACAGTGGCCAATCATACTGGAGAGCAAAATAAACGCTTTCAATTCCCCTATACTCTTATGTCATATTGTGGTTTATTCATGAAAGCCTAACTGAATGAAAAGACCAGGAGACCAGAAGGACAGCATGGTGTCCTTAAAGAACAATCCCAAGCAATGGCTGAACAgcataaggaaggaaaaaaaatctctacttGGCTACACAAGAGGCATATGCTCATGAAATTTGCATGAAGAAAGGGAGGGTGGGATCCATGCATAAGAAGAATGGAAACTGAACAGACACTTTGAAGCTTTTGCCCCATTCTTCACCTGCCACCAACAATACATATCAAGTAAAATATGCTAGTTTTGTTTAGATCCTCTTTGCAGGAGCACTGCCTCTGATTTTACATTGTTCCATAAGGCTCCCTCATTTACATCCATTGCTGGGGTGTCCCAAAAGCCAAGCCAGTGGCTGCAACTGACCGATGGAAGACCAAGgaagtcaccatcttgacttctttgactctCCCTATCTATGTATCTGCTCATTGCTTGATGGTGATgaggattatgtgccatcaagtcagttttgacacttagtgaccacacagatagattttctgcaAGATGATGTGTCCCCACTTGGTCCTCCAGATCTTCTGACAGTGTTCCCATTGCTGTTGTGACTGTGTCCATCTACTGGTGCCAAAATCTGGGCTTTTCTGTTATTCCTTCTCTTGCTTTAAATAGCCTCCAAGAACATGAATGGGATGGTGACCCTCTCTCTTCTTAACAATTCAGCAGATCTCTGATAACCAGTGTCTTTTCCCCAGTGCTGAATTATATTAAGGTATTTACTGTCTTCTGATTAGTAATATGCTCTAAACTTTGATGTTAAACCAACAAGAGTAACCAGGACAAGTGCTTGATCGTATACAATAGTATAagtctttttactctttttaaggaaagaaattgaCATTGGTTATCAGTTGCTATGAATAAGAATAATAGAAACTTGCTTTTTATTCTCTAATCCATTTTCTCCACTACAatagaatattgttttttttattgtattgttgtttgAATTCTGTAAAGCCACTCATATTCATCTGGAATGGGGCAGCCtacaaattcaataaaaacaaagaaatacaaagaaatgctTGTTTCCAAATGTTTCAACTTCAATAgagaaaatgagattttttttaaagctaagaaGGTGAATATATTTAGGGACTCCTAAAATTTTATCTGGGAAAAATATCTGGTCTGTTTTTATTAGGGGCAAAGTAGCAaacctgaagttttcttgaccCCTGAAACACATGTCACAAATCCACACTTCCATCCAAACTAACTATCATGGTTTAGGAGTGTAATTTTAATGTCAAGTCTCCACCAAGAACATCACACTGAGATGAGCCCACAGATGTAACAAGAAACAGGGGATGCAGCTGGAAAGCTTGCATCATATAGGACAGAAGAAGAATTCAGGAAACATGGATGACTAAAGCTGATGAAAAAGTAAATCGGAATGTAGGGACACATCATGTTGCACCAGCAAAGTTCATTTGGAAAAGGGAATCTTATATTCCTTGCTGCCTAGGACAAGTGTCCACCTGAAATTCATTAACTCACCACAGGGGATAGCTgcacgttgttgtttattcgtttagtcgcttccgactcttcgtgacttcacggaccagcccgctccagagcttcctgtcggtcgtcaacacccccagctcccccaaggacgagtccgtcacctctagaatatcatccatccaccttgcccttcgtcagcccctcttccttttgccctccactctccccagcatcagcatcttctccagggtgtcctgtcttctcattatgtggccaaagtatttcagttttgcctttaatatcattccctcaagtgagcagtctggctttatttcctggaggatggactggtttgaccttcttgcagtccaaggcactctcagaatagcTGCACATAGATCTGTACAATTTGTGACAAGAACACAAGGGACAGCAGCAATATTCCACCACAACTTTGCTCCCCAGGAAAATGTTGGCATCACTGCAAGAgcattataggtaaaggtaaaggtttcccttgacgtaaagtccagtcgagtccgactctagggggcggtgctcatctccgtttctaagccttggagccggcgttgtccataggacacttccgggtcatgtggccagcatgactcacggaatgccgttaccttcccgccgaagcggtacctattgatctactcacatttgcatgttttcgaactgctaggtgagcaggagctgggattaacaacgggagctcaccccactgcgcggtttcgaacAAGAGCATTATAGCCAGACAAAATAGTTGTATTATGAATGTCTCTGCAGTATTTATGGAAAAAGAATTAAGGGTAATATCTCCAAATCTAGAAATCTAATATGTCATTTCTCATGattcaatgaataaataacaaaacaataatGTTTATTCAAATCCCAATATCAGAGAGATTCATACAGCATAGGAGAGGCACACCCAGAAGACATATAAAGTGCATTTCTAAAAAGTAGAGTCATGTATTAACTGCCTAATAGCTCCCATGAGCCTCAGTAAAAATGAGTAACTACATGAGTAGCTAAAGTAGCTCTTTGTACCTCTtggatactttttttccccatacttGCCTCTGTTGAGATCTGTTCAGAAACAGGGCTTGGAGGCGGCAGTGGAATCCCAGCCAGCAGTCTAGGAAGAAGATGAAAAATCACATCTCCTACAGAGAGATGGTTGGAGGTGATGATTCCCAggaattcctcctcctctgtgtCCAAGAGAGCAGAGCTaactgaggctgctgggtgaagGACATTGTGGAACTTCTCCAGGAGACAGACTATGCAATATTGTGTGGGGATCCTTTGCCCTGAAGTTCTAAGCCTCAGACTTCCCTTAGCATTGCTTGTATCTCAGATTCTTTCTTGAGCATCTTTTCAATCTTTCTCTTGAAATGTTAGGGTGACTGTTGGACCACATTCAGTTTTCATATTCTTATCCCTCCCTCTAAACAAGACATCACCATGAGAATGAGGAAATGGTTACCACAAGGCACACTTTCATCTGAAAAAAGGTACTTATCTCcaaatttctaatacatttcttTTGGCTTTCTCTGTAAATTTGACTAGCTACATCAATTATTAAAGAGTGTTAAATAGAAATTACAATGTGGCCATAAAACAGGACAGATTTCCatattgaaataatgaaattaacTGACCATGTTCAAGAAAATCAAAATGAGTTGTACACACTGCTGCTGTTTACTGTGAATTCCCACCCCGTAGTTTTACCAGAGCATTTTTCATCTCCTTGTTCCTAAATGTGTATATCACGGGGTTCAACAAAGGTGT includes:
- the LOC134497069 gene encoding olfactory receptor 10G6-like; its protein translation is MVTSLVFHRYMECPNQTAPDNFVLSGFPYPDLKLPLLLSFSLMFILTLSGNSLIILAVISDHQLHKPMYWFLCHLSTLDMAFSSVVVPTIIAGFNSGGEIISFSGCVTQIFFLNFLGCAESLLYTLMAYDRFLAICKPLHYGNIMSKRACLILSLGTIIGGCLNSTFQTSFTFHLPYGQRNYIDYVFCDIPAILKLACADTKLNELMIFIDVGLVAMTCFLLILASYAYIITAILRINSSEGRHRAFSTCSAHVTVVVIYYLPLFYRYMRPASQGSMDGVVSIFYTTITPLLNPVIYTLRNKEMKTALVKLWSGNLE